A region of Pyxidicoccus parkwaysis DNA encodes the following proteins:
- a CDS encoding ABC transporter ATP-binding protein encodes MSQPLISLRNIEKSYPLAGGRAWVLRRIDLDIQPGEFVTLMGPSGAGKSTLLSIMGMLDAEWTGEYTLDSQAVHAMKPKERAELSRRTIGFVFQQYHLLDNLTVAENLEVPLSYRNLKRGEREALVGDMLDRFQLVGKKDLFPSQLSGGQQQLVGIARALIANPKVLLADEPTGNLHSAQAKQIMEVFQNLNRDGTTIVQVTHSDANAAYGHRVVQLADGWLQKP; translated from the coding sequence ATGTCCCAGCCCCTCATTTCGCTTCGCAACATCGAGAAGTCCTACCCCCTGGCCGGAGGCCGCGCGTGGGTGCTGCGCCGCATCGACCTGGACATCCAGCCCGGTGAGTTCGTCACGTTGATGGGCCCGTCCGGCGCGGGCAAGTCCACGCTGCTGTCCATCATGGGCATGCTCGACGCGGAGTGGACGGGTGAGTACACGCTCGACAGCCAGGCCGTGCACGCGATGAAGCCGAAGGAGCGCGCCGAGCTGTCGCGCCGCACCATCGGCTTCGTCTTCCAGCAGTACCACCTGCTGGACAACCTCACCGTGGCGGAGAACCTGGAGGTGCCGCTGTCCTACCGCAACCTCAAGCGCGGCGAGCGCGAGGCGCTGGTGGGCGACATGCTGGACCGCTTCCAGCTCGTCGGTAAGAAGGACCTCTTCCCCTCGCAGCTCTCCGGTGGGCAGCAGCAGCTCGTGGGCATTGCCCGCGCGCTCATCGCCAACCCCAAGGTGCTGCTGGCGGACGAGCCCACGGGCAACCTCCACTCCGCCCAGGCGAAGCAAATCATGGAGGTCTTCCAGAACCTCAACCGGGACGGCACCACGATTGTGCAGGTGACGCACTCGGACGCCAACGCCGCGTATGGCCACCGCGTGGTGCAGCTCGCGGATGGCTGGCTGCAGAAGCCCTGA